The Pyrobaculum sp. 3827-6 genome has a segment encoding these proteins:
- a CDS encoding aminotransferase class I/II-fold pyridoxal phosphate-dependent enzyme, with amino-acid sequence MHGGSTWAEEAPLDFSDNSNPIGPPAGFWEALREAVERGVHRRFPAHLAEETLSQYEGLPVILFNGATEALLYALLELRPRRVLTVWPTYGDYQRVAELLGVPLRQVPPWGLKSAGGGDVVILCNPNNPTGAYLPRDWVVDTARRLEARGARLLVDESFIDFARGESAAPDVAVVKSYGKFLAAPGLRVGALLFKPSRPPPWRINSFADYALWRLGPEALRRHREKTLEYLAEEKPRIVEKLRRCAPVAPSWVHFHIVFSDPPPGVKVRPLWDKGVRGFRFSLRTPAENNVLVHAVCRHVR; translated from the coding sequence GTGCACGGCGGCTCCACATGGGCTGAGGAGGCGCCTCTGGACTTCTCCGACAACTCAAACCCCATCGGGCCGCCTGCGGGGTTTTGGGAGGCGCTGAGGGAAGCAGTGGAGAGGGGTGTTCACCGGAGGTTTCCGGCCCACCTCGCCGAGGAGACCCTGTCGCAGTACGAGGGACTTCCTGTGATCCTCTTCAACGGGGCTACCGAGGCGCTTCTCTACGCCCTGCTGGAGCTGAGGCCTAGGAGGGTGCTCACGGTCTGGCCCACATACGGCGACTACCAAAGAGTTGCAGAGTTGCTGGGGGTGCCCCTCCGCCAGGTGCCGCCCTGGGGCCTCAAGTCGGCGGGGGGCGGCGATGTGGTGATACTCTGCAACCCCAACAACCCAACCGGCGCCTACCTCCCGCGGGACTGGGTGGTGGACACGGCTAGGAGGCTTGAGGCGAGGGGGGCGCGCCTCCTTGTAGACGAGTCGTTTATCGACTTCGCCAGAGGCGAGTCCGCCGCGCCTGACGTCGCCGTGGTTAAGTCATACGGCAAATTCCTAGCGGCGCCGGGGCTGAGGGTGGGGGCGCTGTTGTTTAAGCCGTCCCGTCCCCCGCCGTGGCGAATAAACAGCTTTGCTGACTACGCCCTCTGGAGGCTGGGCCCAGAGGCTCTGCGCAGACATAGAGAAAAGACGCTGGAGTACCTAGCCGAGGAGAAGCCGAGAATTGTAGAGAAGCTGAGGAGGTGCGCCCCGGTGGCCCCGAGCTGGGTGCACTTCCACATAGTGTTCTCCGACCCCCCGCCTGGCGTAAAAGTGAGGCCCCTCTGGGACAAGGGGGTGAGGGGCTTCCGCTTCTCTCTAAGAACGCCCGCTGAAAACAACGTGTTGGTACACGCCGTCTGCCGCCATGTGCGTTAG
- a CDS encoding adenosylcobinamide-GDP ribazoletransferase produces the protein MCVRDLLSFFTILPLGGRGLGFSCLWALPYLGAAVVGGAGAFVYYLTGDGRVAYFALLAATGLNHVDGLADVADALMVRDRGRARAVLEDPHRGAAAVFAVSAAVLLGASAHVDGWWDYILADSYSKALTVVAATFSKPFKPGLGAEFITHARRQWPAALPALALAAWLNPRAFAVATAAALLLYAAAYRHLGGANGDIFGFLLEISRVAYLYP, from the coding sequence ATGTGCGTTAGAGATCTGCTCAGCTTCTTTACAATACTCCCCCTCGGCGGGCGGGGCCTCGGCTTCTCCTGCCTCTGGGCTCTGCCCTACCTAGGGGCGGCTGTGGTGGGCGGCGCGGGGGCCTTTGTGTACTACCTCACGGGCGACGGGAGGGTTGCCTACTTCGCCTTGTTGGCGGCGACGGGGCTGAACCACGTAGACGGCCTCGCAGACGTTGCAGACGCCTTGATGGTGAGGGACCGCGGAAGGGCGCGTGCCGTGTTGGAGGATCCCCACAGAGGCGCCGCCGCCGTCTTTGCCGTGTCGGCGGCGGTCTTGCTGGGCGCCTCGGCGCATGTAGACGGCTGGTGGGACTACATACTGGCGGATTCCTACTCCAAGGCGCTGACCGTAGTAGCCGCAACCTTCTCCAAGCCGTTTAAGCCGGGGCTCGGGGCGGAGTTCATAACTCACGCCAGGCGGCAGTGGCCCGCGGCGCTACCCGCGCTAGCCCTCGCCGCCTGGCTAAACCCCCGGGCATTCGCAGTTGCCACCGCCGCGGCTCTGCTTCTATACGCCGCGGCCTATAGACACCTCGGCGGGGCGAACGGCGACATCTTCGGCTTTCTCCTGGAGATATCCAGGGTGGCGTATCTATACCCGTGA
- a CDS encoding CobD/CbiB family cobalamin biosynthesis protein codes for MIEPLLVALLLEILDVPRWWRGHLVSRLIPPQIHPVSLYYRLIAPLARGGGLRRGLLIASTAPAVAAAVAVFMWLVNKHVGGLAAVLIEGYMLKLTFSITHIIYPCLWRLSKPDFPRVVQEFVRRDLSNASRGHVNSACIETAAESLVDSFISPLFWYAILGLPGAWLQRLVNTLDGLVGSPERGRLGAPSAYLDTAMNYIPARVAALLILAVGGFRNAQWLSQRRAVPSINAGWPIAAMAAALGVMLEKPGAYSLGGGSLPDEGAVRRGLAATALAAAAWSAVIMLIIWIKCQYF; via the coding sequence GTGATAGAGCCTCTGCTGGTAGCCCTGTTGCTGGAAATTCTCGACGTGCCTAGGTGGTGGCGCGGCCACTTGGTGAGCAGGCTGATCCCCCCGCAGATCCACCCGGTTTCCCTCTACTACCGCCTCATAGCGCCTCTAGCCCGGGGCGGGGGCCTGCGGCGCGGCCTCCTCATAGCTTCGACGGCGCCGGCCGTTGCGGCGGCGGTGGCCGTATTTATGTGGCTTGTCAACAAACACGTCGGGGGTCTCGCCGCTGTTCTCATAGAGGGGTACATGCTGAAGCTTACGTTCTCCATAACCCACATCATCTACCCATGCCTCTGGCGCCTCTCCAAGCCCGACTTCCCAAGAGTCGTCCAGGAGTTCGTCAGGAGGGATTTGTCCAACGCCAGCAGGGGTCATGTAAACTCTGCATGTATAGAGACCGCGGCGGAGTCGCTGGTGGACTCCTTCATATCTCCCCTGTTTTGGTACGCCATCCTTGGGTTGCCGGGGGCGTGGCTCCAGCGCCTTGTAAATACCCTAGACGGCCTCGTGGGCTCCCCCGAGAGGGGGAGGCTGGGCGCCCCATCCGCCTATCTAGACACGGCTATGAACTACATCCCAGCGAGGGTAGCGGCTCTCCTAATCTTGGCCGTCGGCGGCTTTAGGAACGCCCAGTGGCTCTCACAGAGGAGGGCTGTTCCGAGCATAAACGCTGGGTGGCCCATCGCCGCCATGGCCGCGGCCCTGGGGGTGATGCTGGAGAAGCCGGGCGCCTACAGCCTAGGCGGCGGTAGTCTACCGGACGAGGGAGCAGTCCGCAGGGGACTGGCCGCTACGGCTTTAGCCGCGGCGGCGTGGTCAGCCGTGATAATGCTTATAATATGGATAAAGTGCCAATATTTTTAA
- the cobT gene encoding nicotinate mononucleotide-dependent phosphoribosyltransferase CobT, giving the protein MDELLLVVVGTTDVSTIPGVSIAGPTPEATLYTPTLDVEYLVTGRPLTLDVIPVTPTGIPTPVLVTRALAKGLPKLVVDAGCKYPPKIPVVHLGGIHGGDIRRGALPREVVERLVERGRTLGRGLAPLRLAIGESIPGGTTTAMAQLVALGYDAWGRTSSASPNNPKGLKIAIVKEAVSRLKIPADAVTAAAEVGDPVHISVAAIALGAVEEGAEVILAGGTQMAAAAALYKALGGDPGRLTVATTRWIVEDRSADFMGLMKEVGVSRVVYSNASFAASRFEGLRAYEAGYVKEGVAMGYALWRAERRGLDVLRLVEEEYMRITKAGGAGR; this is encoded by the coding sequence GTGGACGAGCTCCTGCTCGTCGTGGTGGGCACCACCGATGTCTCGACGATCCCCGGCGTCTCCATAGCGGGGCCTACGCCTGAGGCTACGCTCTACACCCCGACGCTAGACGTGGAATATTTAGTAACGGGGAGGCCCCTCACCCTAGACGTCATCCCCGTCACGCCTACCGGCATACCCACGCCGGTGCTGGTCACGCGTGCGCTGGCCAAGGGGTTGCCTAAGTTAGTGGTAGACGCAGGTTGTAAATATCCTCCCAAAATCCCGGTGGTGCATTTGGGAGGGATCCACGGCGGCGACATTAGGCGGGGGGCTCTGCCGCGGGAGGTGGTGGAGAGGCTTGTGGAGAGGGGGCGGACCCTCGGCAGAGGTCTAGCCCCCCTCAGGCTGGCAATTGGCGAGTCTATTCCGGGGGGCACCACCACGGCTATGGCCCAGCTGGTGGCTCTCGGATACGACGCTTGGGGTAGGACGAGCAGCGCCTCGCCCAACAACCCCAAGGGGTTGAAAATTGCTATTGTAAAAGAGGCGGTGTCCCGCCTCAAGATACCCGCCGACGCCGTGACCGCGGCGGCCGAGGTGGGCGACCCCGTCCACATCTCGGTGGCAGCCATAGCGCTGGGCGCGGTGGAGGAGGGCGCCGAGGTAATCCTCGCCGGGGGGACCCAGATGGCGGCCGCCGCGGCGCTCTATAAGGCGCTGGGCGGCGATCCCGGCCGGCTTACGGTGGCCACCACGCGGTGGATAGTGGAGGATAGAAGCGCCGACTTTATGGGACTTATGAAAGAGGTGGGGGTAAGCCGCGTGGTGTATTCCAACGCCTCCTTCGCCGCGTCGAGATTCGAGGGGCTGAGGGCGTACGAAGCCGGCTACGTGAAGGAGGGGGTCGCCATGGGGTACGCCCTCTGGAGGGCCGAGAGGCGCGGGCTAGACGTCCTCCGGCTGGTGGAGGAGGAGTATATGAGAATTACGAAGGCCGGAGGCGCGGGGCGGTGA
- the cbiE gene encoding precorrin-6y C5,15-methyltransferase (decarboxylating) subunit CbiE — protein MLYVVGVGPGDPEYITLKALKTLERCAVVAGWRSVVERLSLDGKEVVYLTYQNQEAELRRLAEASLGRDVCIAVHGDPAVSDWELMRRMRGLGVPYEVVSGVSFLNVALARAGLDAAHVVLISQHASEPQEIAECGDRALVIVTPPDPQGRRRLAERLREYAERGCAIYLMEDLTLPTERVFLAVPDDVTKAGALSAVVVNCSHGIPKSPTSETRGAVH, from the coding sequence ATGCTATACGTCGTAGGGGTGGGGCCCGGCGATCCGGAGTACATAACCCTAAAGGCGTTGAAGACTTTGGAGAGGTGCGCCGTGGTGGCGGGGTGGCGGAGCGTGGTCGAGCGGTTGTCTCTCGATGGGAAGGAGGTCGTGTATCTCACCTATCAAAACCAAGAGGCTGAGCTGAGGAGGCTGGCCGAGGCCTCCCTAGGCAGAGATGTGTGTATCGCTGTACACGGCGACCCCGCTGTTTCCGACTGGGAGCTTATGAGGAGGATGAGAGGCTTGGGAGTCCCCTACGAGGTGGTCAGCGGCGTCTCTTTCCTAAACGTGGCCCTGGCCAGGGCGGGTCTCGACGCGGCGCATGTAGTGCTAATTTCACAACACGCCTCCGAGCCCCAGGAAATTGCAGAATGTGGAGACAGGGCGCTCGTGATCGTAACGCCTCCAGATCCCCAAGGCCGGCGCCGACTGGCGGAGCGGTTGAGAGAGTACGCAGAGAGGGGATGCGCCATATACCTCATGGAGGACCTCACCCTCCCCACGGAGCGGGTATTTTTGGCGGTTCCCGACGACGTCACCAAGGCAGGGGCGCTCTCCGCCGTGGTGGTCAACTGTAGCCATGGAATTCCCAAGTCACCCACATCAGAAACCCGCGGCGCCGTCCACTAA
- a CDS encoding aspartyl protease family protein, translating to MGHVFTRAVFRGRGEVVFDEILVDTGATFTVLPLEVAEKLIETPFTVELKLGDGRRVAARVYVAEVEIEGRRGPVRVLAFQGAVPVIGVDTLETLGLRVDPTTGRLEKTEYYMLYV from the coding sequence ATGGGCCATGTATTTACTAGAGCTGTGTTCAGGGGAAGGGGTGAGGTGGTTTTTGACGAAATCCTAGTAGACACGGGCGCCACCTTCACCGTGCTTCCACTAGAGGTGGCTGAGAAACTTATAGAGACTCCCTTCACCGTGGAGCTTAAGCTGGGAGACGGCCGTAGGGTAGCGGCGAGGGTCTACGTGGCGGAGGTGGAGATCGAGGGGAGGCGCGGCCCCGTCAGAGTCTTGGCCTTTCAAGGCGCGGTGCCTGTAATAGGGGTGGACACGCTGGAGACCCTGGGACTGCGTGTAGATCCCACCACTGGCAGGCTGGAGAAAACCGAGTACTACATGCTTTACGTCTAG
- a CDS encoding type II toxin-antitoxin system VapC family toxin: protein MSRKWIYIDVNVLYYFFTAHPKYGEGSRELIKNYAGRLATSALTAWLLYVLTRNEEVVEAVRDLTTLLPLDAEVLNRARSLAKPRDFEDKIHLATMQIYGIDTILSNDGDFDNAGVHRIPPRAK from the coding sequence ATGTCTCGCAAATGGATTTACATTGATGTAAATGTTCTTTATTATTTTTTTACAGCTCATCCAAAATACGGAGAGGGCTCTCGTGAGCTGATAAAAAACTACGCGGGGAGGCTTGCCACCTCGGCTCTTACCGCCTGGCTACTCTACGTATTAACACGAAACGAAGAGGTCGTAGAGGCGGTAAGAGATTTAACAACGTTGCTACCGCTTGACGCAGAGGTTTTAAACAGAGCCAGGAGTCTGGCTAAGCCAAGAGATTTTGAAGACAAGATCCACCTCGCCACTATGCAGATCTACGGCATAGACACCATACTATCCAACGACGGCGACTTCGACAATGCAGGCGTGCATAGAATTCCCCCTAGAGCAAAGTAG
- the thiC gene encoding phosphomethylpyrimidine synthase ThiC, producing the protein MARTVMEEARQGRVTDEIRAYAKAEGVAPEKLRRRIAEGRAVLIRNVSHPSEKLVAIGAGLATKVNVNLGTSGEVVDLDAELKKVEVANRWGDTLMDLSVGGDLDSIRREVVRASKLPVGTVPIYQVFIESFAKRGGGAYFTEEDLLKTVEKHLKDGVAFMTIHAAVTRDLALKVLRSERVIPVVSRGGDMVIGWMLHNKSENPYLKNWDYLLELFAQYDAVISIGDALRPGAIADAHDEFHVAELVEAARLAKRAVKKGVQVMIEGPGHVPLNDIIWSIKLEKRLTGGVPYYVLGPLPTDVAAPYDHIASAVGAALAAAAGADLLCYITPAEHLAIPTVEQVEEGVKAYRVAAHIGDIVKLGKRASRWDREVSTYRGKLQWREMISRLIDPEAAWRVYTQYGTPKTNACTMCGGYCPMMWAMQQAKAVE; encoded by the coding sequence ATGGCAAGGACAGTGATGGAGGAGGCCCGCCAGGGCCGGGTCACTGACGAAATAAGGGCGTATGCAAAGGCTGAGGGGGTGGCGCCGGAGAAGTTAAGAAGGAGGATAGCAGAGGGGAGAGCGGTTTTAATTAGGAACGTGTCTCACCCCTCTGAGAAACTCGTGGCGATTGGGGCCGGGCTAGCCACCAAGGTTAATGTGAATCTGGGGACTTCTGGCGAGGTTGTGGATCTCGACGCGGAGTTGAAGAAGGTGGAGGTGGCTAACCGCTGGGGGGACACCCTCATGGATCTGAGCGTGGGGGGTGATCTGGACTCCATTAGGAGAGAGGTTGTAAGGGCGTCTAAACTGCCGGTGGGCACCGTGCCGATCTATCAAGTGTTTATAGAGTCTTTTGCGAAGAGGGGAGGCGGCGCCTACTTTACCGAAGAGGATTTGTTGAAGACTGTGGAGAAGCATTTAAAAGACGGCGTGGCGTTTATGACTATACACGCCGCGGTGACGAGGGACTTGGCGTTGAAGGTTCTCCGGAGCGAGAGGGTTATCCCCGTGGTGTCGAGAGGAGGCGACATGGTTATCGGCTGGATGCTCCACAACAAGTCGGAGAACCCCTACCTCAAGAACTGGGACTACCTCCTGGAGCTCTTCGCCCAGTACGACGCCGTGATTTCCATCGGCGACGCCCTGAGGCCCGGCGCCATAGCTGACGCCCACGACGAGTTTCACGTGGCGGAGCTGGTGGAGGCGGCGCGGCTGGCGAAGAGGGCGGTTAAGAAAGGCGTCCAGGTGATGATAGAGGGCCCCGGCCACGTGCCGCTGAACGACATAATCTGGAGTATAAAGCTGGAGAAGAGGCTGACGGGCGGCGTGCCCTACTACGTGCTTGGCCCGCTCCCCACAGACGTGGCGGCTCCCTACGACCACATAGCCTCCGCCGTGGGGGCGGCGCTGGCGGCGGCCGCGGGCGCGGATCTGCTGTGCTACATCACGCCGGCGGAGCACCTCGCCATTCCCACCGTCGAGCAGGTGGAGGAGGGGGTAAAGGCCTACAGAGTGGCGGCCCACATAGGGGACATCGTCAAGCTCGGGAAGAGGGCCTCCAGGTGGGACCGGGAGGTCAGCACCTATCGGGGGAAGCTCCAGTGGCGGGAAATGATATCGCGGTTGATAGATCCAGAGGCGGCGTGGCGGGTATACACACAGTACGGCACCCCCAAGACGAACGCCTGCACCATGTGCGGCGGCTACTGCCCAATGATGTGGGCAATGCAACAAGCAAAGGCTGTGGAGTAG
- a CDS encoding type II toxin-antitoxin system VapC family toxin encodes MGRVPASEAAYRVRLANKIISSAKVYRSIDLLEEAVETAVTHGVAVYDALYLTLAVKLGAKLATTDRSLAERLGGQAISYIEL; translated from the coding sequence ATGGGGCGCGTACCGGCCAGCGAGGCGGCTTACCGGGTCCGCCTCGCCAACAAGATCATATCATCTGCCAAGGTTTACAGAAGCATAGATCTCTTGGAGGAGGCTGTCGAGACAGCGGTTACACACGGCGTGGCTGTCTACGACGCCCTGTATCTCACACTTGCCGTGAAGCTAGGCGCCAAGCTCGCCACTACTGACAGATCGCTGGCGGAAAGACTCGGCGGGCAGGCCATTAGCTATATTGAACTGTAG
- a CDS encoding ABC transporter ATP-binding protein: MIAAEGLWVQIGGATIVRGLSFRVNRGEVAALFGPNGAGKTTTLRAVVGLYRHGGRVLLGGEDVSHLPPQERAKLGLGYSPEDGGLFPSLTVYENLLLPVKTLKLDEGRMQEVLEIIPVVKGLLDRKAYALSGGQRKFVALARALIVGWRAAVLDEIFEGLSPKAADDIRQVIKSVASAGVSFLLAESTAAYIKGLVDRVYHIERGEIVQIESSARV; the protein is encoded by the coding sequence ATGATCGCCGCAGAGGGTTTGTGGGTGCAGATCGGCGGCGCCACTATCGTCAGAGGCCTCTCGTTCCGGGTGAATAGAGGCGAGGTGGCCGCGCTGTTCGGCCCCAACGGCGCGGGGAAGACCACCACGCTGAGGGCGGTCGTCGGCCTCTACAGACACGGAGGGAGAGTGTTGCTGGGAGGCGAAGACGTGTCACACCTGCCGCCGCAGGAGAGAGCTAAGCTGGGGCTGGGCTACAGCCCCGAGGACGGCGGCCTATTCCCCTCTCTGACAGTTTACGAAAACCTGTTGCTACCTGTAAAAACCCTAAAGCTAGACGAGGGGAGAATGCAGGAGGTGCTGGAGATAATCCCCGTGGTCAAGGGCTTGCTGGACCGGAAGGCGTATGCCCTCTCAGGCGGGCAGAGGAAGTTCGTGGCCCTCGCCAGGGCCCTCATCGTGGGGTGGAGGGCCGCTGTGCTTGACGAAATTTTTGAAGGCCTGTCCCCAAAGGCGGCGGATGACATAAGGCAGGTAATCAAGTCGGTGGCTAGCGCCGGCGTCTCCTTTCTACTAGCAGAATCCACCGCGGCTTACATAAAGGGGTTGGTAGACAGGGTATACCACATTGAGCGTGGCGAAATAGTCCAGATAGAAAGCTCGGCGAGGGTTTAA
- a CDS encoding ABC transporter ATP-binding protein, which yields MLLVENLHKKFGGVVALDGVSLSLGAGELVGVIGPNGSGKTTLINVISGYVKPDRGRVFFDGRDITSLKPHQRARLGIVRSFQFPLISNNLTVRENVKIAVAALHGYSLRPIDGRAVEDILDLFGLREVADVKVGKISEGHRKLLDVAMAMVHKPRVVLLDEPTSSVSSREKFAVMDRVVEILRERRVAALVVEHDLEVVKSYMDRVVEMNNGRVAAVYRPGEVA from the coding sequence GTGCTTCTCGTCGAGAATCTACACAAGAAGTTCGGGGGCGTGGTGGCGCTGGATGGGGTGAGCCTATCCCTCGGCGCCGGGGAGTTGGTGGGGGTAATCGGCCCCAACGGCTCTGGCAAGACCACACTAATAAACGTGATCTCGGGGTACGTTAAGCCAGACAGGGGGAGGGTATTCTTCGACGGGAGGGATATCACAAGCCTAAAGCCGCATCAGAGGGCTAGGCTTGGCATTGTGAGGAGTTTTCAGTTCCCCCTCATCTCTAACAACCTCACTGTGAGGGAAAATGTGAAAATCGCCGTAGCTGCCCTCCACGGCTACTCCCTAAGACCTATCGACGGTAGGGCTGTTGAGGACATCCTCGACCTTTTTGGACTGAGGGAGGTGGCGGATGTAAAAGTGGGGAAGATCTCTGAGGGGCATAGGAAGTTGCTAGACGTGGCGATGGCTATGGTGCACAAGCCGAGGGTGGTGTTGCTGGACGAGCCCACCAGCTCGGTGAGTTCTAGAGAGAAATTCGCCGTAATGGATAGGGTAGTGGAGATCTTAAGAGAGAGGCGGGTTGCCGCCTTAGTTGTTGAGCACGATTTAGAAGTGGTGAAGTCCTACATGGATAGGGTGGTGGAGATGAACAACGGCAGGGTGGCCGCCGTGTATAGGCCCGGGGAGGTGGCATGA
- a CDS encoding ABC transporter substrate-binding protein, producing the protein MAEGSVLRRDLLKIGGGFLVGLAAGYGLASLTAPRQVEVVKPSGASETITTATSRTQAAPAKKQKMKIAVVAFQTGAASVFGVPAINMAKMLVEKINASGGINGAQVELVVKDEAGGADQMVSLYRQLVQQEGVDAYIGLISSADCLAVAPVAEELGSTLTVFFDCATKRLVDDRMMKKVTFRTASTTFMDNLAVVRYLLSTKPDFKRVVGINQDYAYGRDNWQDFTTLLKKLKPDVEIAGELWTPLYTTDYSAQISKILDLKPDVVYTSFWGPDLANFVQQAYTRGVFKNSVGVFTRGESMLQDLKDYMPEGQIVQGPHYFEYPDPAINTLNREVVEEYKRRYGSYPNYPAYHMANAILGVKYAIETASAVYGVDWPDLSQVVKVFERIAYPAPGDYIIMTPTHNAARGMVVGITASVGGYGFKLLRPFRYFSPMETTPPPGVTSAQFVEQIKA; encoded by the coding sequence ATGGCTGAGGGATCTGTCTTACGTAGAGATCTCTTAAAAATCGGCGGGGGGTTCCTAGTCGGCCTAGCCGCGGGGTACGGCCTAGCCTCGCTCACAGCCCCTAGGCAGGTGGAGGTGGTGAAGCCCTCGGGCGCCTCCGAGACTATAACCACCGCCACTAGCCGCACACAGGCGGCTCCAGCCAAGAAGCAGAAGATGAAGATCGCCGTGGTGGCTTTCCAGACCGGGGCGGCTTCTGTCTTCGGCGTCCCCGCAATCAATATGGCTAAGATGCTTGTGGAGAAGATAAACGCCTCCGGCGGCATAAACGGGGCTCAGGTGGAGCTTGTGGTAAAGGACGAGGCGGGAGGGGCCGACCAAATGGTGTCGCTGTACAGGCAATTGGTGCAACAGGAGGGCGTCGACGCCTACATTGGCCTCATATCCAGCGCGGACTGCCTCGCCGTGGCCCCGGTGGCCGAGGAGCTTGGCTCCACCTTGACTGTGTTTTTCGACTGTGCAACCAAGAGGCTGGTGGACGACAGAATGATGAAGAAGGTGACGTTTAGGACGGCCAGCACTACTTTTATGGACAACCTAGCTGTTGTGAGGTACCTACTATCCACCAAGCCCGATTTCAAGAGGGTGGTGGGGATCAACCAGGACTATGCCTACGGGCGCGACAACTGGCAGGACTTCACGACGCTTTTAAAGAAGCTGAAGCCGGATGTGGAAATCGCCGGGGAGCTGTGGACGCCGCTGTACACCACAGACTACTCGGCCCAGATTTCAAAAATCCTCGACTTGAAGCCAGACGTCGTCTACACCTCCTTCTGGGGCCCGGACCTCGCCAACTTCGTACAGCAGGCCTACACCAGGGGGGTGTTTAAAAACAGCGTCGGCGTCTTCACCCGGGGCGAGTCTATGCTACAGGACCTGAAAGACTACATGCCGGAGGGCCAGATAGTCCAGGGGCCCCACTACTTCGAGTACCCCGACCCCGCCATAAATACCCTCAACAGAGAGGTCGTCGAGGAGTACAAGAGGAGGTACGGTAGCTACCCCAACTACCCCGCCTACCACATGGCCAACGCAATCCTCGGGGTGAAGTACGCCATAGAAACCGCCTCGGCTGTCTACGGCGTCGACTGGCCTGACCTCAGCCAGGTTGTCAAGGTGTTTGAGAGAATCGCCTACCCGGCCCCCGGCGACTACATCATCATGACGCCTACCCACAACGCGGCCCGGGGCATGGTGGTGGGGATCACAGCAAGCGTTGGGGGCTACGGCTTCAAGTTGCTGAGGCCCTTCCGCTACTTCTCGCCAATGGAGACCACTCCGCCGCCTGGGGTCACCAGCGCCCAGTTCGTGGAGCAGATAAAGGCGTAA
- a CDS encoding branched-chain amino acid ABC transporter permease, whose amino-acid sequence MYELILAILAFWIYLSLLSIGLQFIYGVARVLNLAHGAFFVLGGYLASVFVHWGLWYWPAVAAAAAVGLALGAAFYAAVSRLLGNELYQLFFTFSLFWIAEGLFKLFFGFGLYNTYDVAKAMGQVRIGGAEMPAAYLAGAGVLALAVVGIYFLLYRTPLGLYIRSTVDRPEMAAVLGVNTRLVYTVAVALGVSTALLGGAVSSLWQNFTIGLAGVLLVYAFAVVTVAGLGNVTGAVVAALLISALRTLAVFYFPELELLVIYIAVIAVLLLKPSGLFTRHERRV is encoded by the coding sequence ATGTACGAACTCATCTTGGCGATACTCGCCTTCTGGATTTACCTATCCCTCCTCTCGATAGGGCTCCAGTTTATATACGGAGTGGCCAGGGTGCTCAACCTAGCCCACGGCGCTTTTTTCGTCCTCGGCGGCTACCTCGCCAGCGTCTTTGTACACTGGGGGCTGTGGTACTGGCCCGCCGTCGCCGCCGCGGCGGCCGTGGGTCTGGCGCTGGGCGCCGCGTTCTACGCCGCGGTGTCGAGGCTACTGGGCAACGAGCTGTACCAGCTCTTCTTCACCTTCTCCCTCTTCTGGATAGCAGAGGGGTTGTTTAAGCTGTTTTTCGGCTTCGGCCTCTACAACACCTACGACGTGGCCAAGGCCATGGGGCAGGTGCGGATAGGCGGGGCGGAGATGCCCGCCGCCTACCTAGCCGGCGCCGGGGTCCTCGCCCTAGCAGTCGTGGGGATATACTTCCTCCTCTACCGCACCCCCCTGGGGCTCTACATCAGGTCGACGGTGGACCGCCCGGAGATGGCGGCGGTTCTGGGGGTGAACACCAGGCTGGTCTACACCGTTGCGGTCGCCCTGGGCGTCTCCACTGCGCTTCTGGGGGGAGCGGTGTCATCTCTCTGGCAGAACTTCACCATAGGCCTCGCCGGAGTGCTTCTCGTATACGCCTTCGCCGTTGTGACCGTGGCGGGGCTGGGGAACGTGACGGGGGCGGTGGTGGCGGCGTTATTAATAAGCGCGTTGAGGACCCTGGCTGTGTTCTACTTCCCCGAGCTCGAGCTCTTGGTGATATACATCGCGGTGATAGCGGTCCTCCTCTTAAAGCCGTCGGGGCTCTTTACTAGACATGAGAGGCGGGTATAG